Proteins from one Malaya genurostris strain Urasoe2022 chromosome 2, Malgen_1.1, whole genome shotgun sequence genomic window:
- the LOC131431755 gene encoding putative beta-carotene-binding protein, giving the protein MKQFVYCLVFCVLLRIESSFGTLPSILPTTCSRSDPNFERCVKGVVELIRPNIASGNYGPGQPKAPALEPIFIDKMLIDNGPSFRAKMSNVTIKGAGGFLIGRISLNLAEKAFNVSVKLPSMVVDGKYTLDMQLLLLRITGQGDFNLRLDDTLCNLKLKYFFTRGADGKESVQFQPIQVRLKFVKGRFNLQNLFNGDPTLGQVGNNVINEDPLVLLEEVRPAFEQSLGKIFTAIANSAISGASELELLPL; this is encoded by the exons CTTCGATCCTGCCGACTACCTGTTCCCGGAGCGACCCGAACTTCGAACGATGCGTCAAGGGCGTCGTGGAGCTGATTCGACCCAACATCGCGTCGGGAAACTACGGTCCGGGTCAACCGAAGGCCCCCGCCttggaaccgattttcatcgATAAGATGCTCATCGATAATGGACCGAGTTTTAGGGCCAAGATGTCCAACGTGACGATCAAGGGTGCCGGAGGATTTCTGATCGGAAGAATAAG TCTGAACTTGGCGGAGAAGGCTTTCAATGTGAGCGTGAAACTTCCTAGCATGGTGGTCGATGGAAAGTACACCCTCGACATGCAACTGCTGCTACTCAGGATCACCGGTCAGGGAGATTTCAATCTGCGCCTGG ATGATACTCTCTGCAATCTGAAGCTGAAATATTTCTTCACCCGCGGGGCTGACGGTAAGGAATCCGTCCAGTTCCAACCGATCCAGGTGCGACTGAAGTTTGTCAAGGGACGCTTCAATCTGCAGAATCTGTTCAACGGTGATCCAACGCTGGGCCAGGTTGGCAACAATGTGATCAACGAGGATCCGCTGGTGCTACTGGAGGAGGTACGGCCGGCATTCGAGCAGAGTCTGGGCAAAATTTTCACCGCTATTGCCAACAGTGCAATCAGTGGGGCATCGGAACTGGAACTGCTGCCACTTTAA